Proteins co-encoded in one Coriobacterium glomerans PW2 genomic window:
- the truA gene encoding tRNA pseudouridine(38-40) synthase TruA, producing MRKATGLIVDEMRRAPGRGCPTTDLETASGCGAAAERFSATLVLKLGYDGTRYSGFAEQPDRCTVAGEVRQAMETFLRRPIELICAGRTDAGVHAIGQHVSVAVLPAECEIPRARWLRAMDALLPPDISVAGVFRARRGFSARFDARDRTYTYRIAAGSVRPALIRPYVWWHRLELDEGAMRDAATCLVGEHDFKSFCRASSAAGRPTSRRVLDVDFAHESELGENVLAFTIRGNAFLHSMVRTIVGSLAEVGTHRRDPAWLADALAARDRAAAGPTAPACGLCFMDVSYDSGELEGWL from the coding sequence ATGAGAAAGGCAACGGGATTGATCGTGGATGAGATGAGACGGGCCCCCGGCCGGGGTTGCCCGACGACGGACCTCGAGACCGCGTCGGGATGCGGCGCGGCCGCGGAGCGCTTCTCGGCGACGCTCGTGCTGAAGCTCGGCTACGACGGCACGCGCTACAGTGGATTCGCCGAGCAGCCCGACAGATGCACCGTGGCCGGTGAGGTTCGCCAGGCGATGGAGACCTTTCTCCGCAGACCGATCGAGCTGATCTGCGCCGGCCGCACCGACGCCGGTGTTCATGCGATCGGGCAGCACGTGAGCGTGGCGGTTCTTCCGGCGGAGTGCGAGATCCCGCGCGCGCGCTGGCTGCGCGCCATGGACGCGCTGCTTCCGCCTGATATCTCAGTCGCTGGCGTGTTCCGTGCGCGTCGGGGCTTCTCGGCTCGATTCGACGCGCGCGACCGGACCTACACCTATCGCATCGCGGCGGGCTCCGTTCGGCCCGCGCTCATCCGTCCCTATGTCTGGTGGCATCGTCTTGAACTCGATGAAGGGGCCATGAGGGATGCGGCGACCTGTCTTGTCGGCGAGCATGACTTCAAGAGCTTCTGCCGAGCGTCGTCGGCGGCGGGCAGACCGACCTCCCGGCGCGTGCTCGATGTCGACTTCGCTCATGAGAGCGAGCTGGGCGAGAACGTGCTCGCCTTCACGATCCGCGGCAACGCGTTTCTTCACTCGATGGTTCGCACGATCGTCGGCAGCCTCGCGGAGGTGGGTACCCATCGACGCGATCCGGCTTGGCTGGCGGACGCGCTCGCCGCCCGCGACCGCGCCGCGGCGGGTCCCACCGCTCCGGCGTGCGGCCTGTGCTTCATGGATGTGAGCTACGACTCAGGAGAGCTTGAAGGCTGGCTGTGA
- a CDS encoding energy-coupling factor transporter ATPase, protein MIEVANARLRYDALAGRPALTGTTCTISPGELVCLAGPNGSGKSTLAALMCAMRLADDGEVRIDGLDARIDSQRREARRRVGFVRQSAADQMVASIVEEEVAFGPRNLGLAEADIEHRVERALRDVGLIDLMGRDVRTLSGGEQQRVALAGVLAMEPRYVVLDEVTSNLDVVARATARALFRRLARERDIGVVQITHDPLEAVACDRVLLMERGRLAWQGPTIELLIGSARQWDQTFSFSGYIDALRVAIELGYPLECGSEPTDLLGWLQRARANGSVDRCGIERILAATAHPLDGGDRPAPAQGARVVGARGIRQRSGEALISLADVSYAYGRTEALSHVNVSVSRGEVLLLAGRSGSGKSTLAALAAGLATPHAGEIRLGVRYPRPGDVGYVLQAPEQQLFCDSVEAELAFAPMNRGVSRCDLTDRVHEAAARMGLDSGLLPRDPFSLSGGQARKVGIASVLSLHPAAIVLDEPSCGLDARARDQLHRLVRALANEGMAIMVISHDLEEWLVRVDRVALLEHGELRWHGSPQRLAGEPSLFARAGLAAPESWVLRDALLAALAVPIDAVDPSGASSSESSSDARVLPMSPPSRPRRSALASVDERVKIILLLAASAAVFFADAPWMLAVWCAMLACILRCADVSARGAIAAIRPTLALLVLIACANLVSCDGSADIRVIGFIGLSRTGGVRALVCAARLVVIAGFSFAVAQSTTPTRIAAAAARLARPLARAGAPVAALALSLSIALRCIPIVGDELTRIRRAQLSRGARFEEGVLGIRARAWISVLTPLMVGLLRRSDRLAESVDARCYADAARAMPAPRSLGRRDAIALGLGSGLIALLVAARFFL, encoded by the coding sequence ATGATCGAAGTTGCAAACGCGCGTCTTCGCTACGACGCGCTCGCCGGCCGCCCCGCGCTGACGGGAACGACGTGTACCATCTCGCCCGGCGAGCTGGTCTGTCTCGCCGGTCCGAATGGCTCGGGCAAGTCCACGCTCGCCGCGCTCATGTGCGCCATGAGGCTGGCCGATGACGGGGAGGTTCGCATCGACGGGCTCGATGCGCGCATCGACTCGCAACGGCGCGAGGCGCGGCGACGCGTCGGGTTCGTTCGACAGAGCGCCGCCGATCAGATGGTCGCCTCGATCGTGGAGGAGGAGGTTGCGTTCGGGCCGCGCAACCTGGGTCTCGCCGAGGCTGATATCGAGCATCGCGTCGAGCGCGCCCTGCGCGATGTCGGTCTCATCGACCTCATGGGACGCGACGTTCGCACGCTGTCCGGCGGCGAGCAGCAGCGGGTCGCGCTGGCGGGCGTGCTCGCGATGGAGCCGCGCTATGTCGTCCTCGACGAGGTGACCTCGAATCTGGACGTCGTCGCGCGCGCGACGGCACGCGCGCTGTTTCGAAGGCTCGCCCGCGAGCGCGACATCGGAGTCGTGCAGATCACGCATGACCCGCTCGAGGCCGTCGCTTGCGACCGCGTGCTGCTGATGGAGAGAGGGCGTCTCGCGTGGCAGGGCCCGACCATCGAATTGCTCATCGGTTCCGCGAGACAGTGGGATCAGACGTTTTCGTTCAGCGGCTATATCGACGCGCTTCGCGTCGCTATCGAGCTCGGGTATCCGCTTGAGTGCGGATCTGAGCCGACCGATCTGCTCGGGTGGCTGCAGCGGGCGCGCGCGAACGGGTCGGTTGATCGTTGTGGGATCGAGCGGATCCTCGCTGCGACGGCGCATCCGCTCGATGGTGGAGACCGACCTGCGCCCGCGCAGGGAGCGCGTGTCGTCGGAGCGCGCGGTATTCGACAGCGAAGCGGCGAAGCGCTGATCTCGCTCGCAGACGTCAGCTACGCCTACGGGCGAACAGAAGCGCTGAGCCATGTGAACGTAAGTGTTTCCCGGGGCGAGGTTCTGCTTCTTGCCGGTCGCTCGGGATCGGGCAAGTCCACCCTCGCAGCGCTCGCCGCCGGCCTCGCGACCCCGCATGCCGGCGAGATACGCCTTGGCGTCCGTTATCCTCGCCCCGGCGACGTGGGATATGTCTTGCAGGCACCCGAGCAGCAGCTCTTCTGTGACAGCGTGGAGGCGGAGTTGGCCTTTGCACCGATGAACCGGGGCGTCTCGCGCTGCGATCTCACCGATCGGGTGCATGAGGCCGCTGCGCGCATGGGCCTTGATTCCGGGCTTCTCCCACGCGATCCGTTCTCCTTGTCCGGCGGACAGGCGCGAAAAGTGGGGATCGCCTCGGTCCTGTCGCTTCATCCGGCGGCGATCGTACTCGATGAGCCCTCCTGCGGTCTTGATGCCCGCGCACGCGATCAGCTTCATCGCCTCGTTCGCGCGCTCGCAAATGAGGGCATGGCGATCATGGTCATCAGCCATGATCTGGAAGAATGGCTCGTCCGAGTGGATCGCGTAGCCCTGCTCGAACACGGTGAGCTCCGCTGGCACGGTTCGCCGCAACGACTTGCCGGGGAGCCCTCCCTGTTCGCGCGCGCCGGCTTGGCGGCACCTGAGTCCTGGGTTCTTCGAGATGCGCTCCTCGCAGCTCTCGCCGTCCCGATCGACGCGGTCGACCCATCGGGTGCGAGCTCCTCTGAGAGCTCATCCGATGCGCGCGTGCTCCCGATGAGCCCACCGTCGCGCCCGAGGCGCTCTGCGCTGGCATCCGTGGACGAGCGGGTCAAGATCATCTTGCTGCTCGCTGCGAGCGCAGCGGTATTTTTCGCGGACGCTCCATGGATGCTCGCTGTCTGGTGTGCCATGCTCGCCTGCATCCTCAGATGTGCCGACGTGAGCGCTCGAGGGGCGATCGCCGCGATCAGACCCACCCTCGCGCTGCTCGTTCTGATCGCATGCGCGAACCTGGTATCATGCGACGGATCCGCCGACATCCGCGTCATCGGCTTTATCGGTCTCTCGCGCACCGGAGGGGTTCGCGCCCTTGTCTGCGCCGCTCGCCTCGTTGTCATCGCGGGATTCTCCTTTGCGGTGGCGCAGAGCACCACGCCGACTCGTATCGCGGCCGCCGCAGCTCGTCTGGCCCGTCCTCTGGCGCGTGCGGGCGCACCCGTTGCCGCGCTCGCGCTCTCGCTTTCGATCGCCTTGCGCTGCATACCGATCGTCGGCGATGAGCTCACCAGGATCAGGCGCGCTCAGCTCTCTCGCGGCGCTCGTTTCGAGGAGGGCGTCCTCGGCATCCGGGCTCGTGCTTGGATATCCGTGCTCACCCCGCTCATGGTGGGGCTTCTCCGGCGTTCCGATCGCCTTGCCGAATCCGTGGACGCGCGATGCTATGCTGATGCGGCACGCGCCATGCCCGCGCCGCGCTCGCTTGGCAGGCGCGATGCGATCGCGCTGGGGCTGGGCTCGGGTTTGATCGCGCTGCTCGTCGCGGCGAGGTTCTTCTTATGA